Part of the Aquarana catesbeiana isolate 2022-GZ linkage group LG06, ASM4218655v1, whole genome shotgun sequence genome is shown below.
CTTTCTGTTTTCTACTCATTGTTAGTTTGTTTCTCCTGACTTATATCAATTAATGATGGAATAGATTGGAACATGTTATTCCCAGGCTTACAATCTTGCTAGTATATGTTCACCATTATTGATTGTTATTGTGGATCTCCTTTTTGGCCTGACTAAGGGATTATTGCCCAAAACTGTTGCCATTATGTATTGCTAAATTTGAACTTATATTAACTATTTCTATGCTGCAACCCCTCATTTGAACTTTCTGCTTCTATATTGATCCTGGAGGGCAGGGCTCTGGTTGCTGACCTGCATCTTATTTAGCAGGTGTTGTTCACCTTTCCTCTATATAGTAAAATGTCTTCCTGAATCCTCACATTATCGCTCCCTCTTGTCCTAAAGTGAACTATTTGGTTATGATGGGAAATCAGACTTCTCAGTCTGAATTAATTTTGCTTGGCCTGTCAGACCTTGGATATTCTCAGATCCCGGTATTCCTGCTGATCTTCCTCATCTATGTGGCCACATTGGCCGGGAACCTTCTCATCATTTTCCTGGTGGTCTCAGACTCCCACTTGCACACCCCTATGTACTTTTTCCTGGGAAATCTCTCAGTTTTAGACATCTTCAACTCCTCCATTTCCGTATTACATGTGTCTTTTGACGTCTTTACTGGAAACAGACTGATTTCATATCCAACTTGTATCTCTCAggtcttcttcttctcctggttTTGCAGCACTGAGTGCTTCATACTTGATATAATGTCCTATGATCGATATGTCGCCATCTGTCATCCTTTGCATTATACAACCATGATAAACATTCCCCTGTGTGTTAAGGTGGCCTTCTTTTTCTGGGTTCTCAGCTTTGCCTGTTGCTTGTTGCATACGCTTTATACGCTAAGACTGGCCTTCCCTGACCCCACCACCATCCCAAGCTTGTTCTGTGAATTATATCAACTGTTTCAACTGTCATCTTCTGACACTTATCTCAATTACTTTCTTATATATTTTCAAGCTGCGTGTTTTTCAGTTCCTGGCTTTCTCATTACTTTCCTTTCATATGTCTACATTTTCAAAACCATCCTGAGAATTGCAATGAAGGATGGAAGACGGAAAGCTTACTCCACCTGCATTTCTCACCTCACGGTGGTCTTCATCTTTTATGGGACTGTTTTTTTCAACTACTTTCAACCCAAAACTAAGATTTTTCTGGCAGGAAGATGGCTGGCTGTATTTTACACAGTTGTCACCCCTCTCCTAAATCCTATTATATACAGCCTGAGAAACAGTGACCTGATAGAAGCTCTTCAGAAAACTCTTTCCAGAATTGTCTCCACACCATAAACTGTCTCGACCGTAGGACGTTAATGGACGTGCTTAGGTTGAAGCCTGCAACTACAGGCTTCATCCTGGTATCTTTATTTTCAGGCAGTGATTCCCttttttgtaaaagccatcctagcagctgattagccactggattgcttttacaggcaatgGGAAGGGATGCTCCTCTCCCACTGCTCACCCTTTTCCCTTGTGATC
Proteins encoded:
- the LOC141147487 gene encoding olfactory receptor 1f45-like yields the protein MGNQTSQSELILLGLSDLGYSQIPVFLLIFLIYVATLAGNLLIIFLVVSDSHLHTPMYFFLGNLSVLDIFNSSISVLHVSFDVFTGNRLISYPTCISQVFFFSWFCSTECFILDIMSYDRYVAICHPLHYTTMINIPLCVKVAFFFWVLSFACCLLHTLYTLRLAFPDPTTIPSLFCELYQLFQLSSSDTYLNYFLIYFQAACFSVPGFLITFLSYVYIFKTILRIAMKDGRRKAYSTCISHLTVVFIFYGTVFFNYFQPKTKIFLAGRWLAVFYTVVTPLLNPIIYSLRNSDLIEALQKTLSRIVSTP